The following are encoded in a window of Fibrobacter sp. UWP2 genomic DNA:
- a CDS encoding biopolymer transporter ExbD: MARRTRKYSEDVPFSLTSMMDMMTIILVFMIKNMDAEGQLLTQAENLILPISTSKIQPKTVSLTVVVDANYVIADNEQVVPTPDVLAQEDLLVTRLDEILKDRRAIEQEHALKMGLPADEAGNIIVQIDKNIPYDVMYKVMATCGFSGYTNIAFAVMQKNGGEE; this comes from the coding sequence ATGGCTAGAAGAACTCGTAAATATAGCGAAGACGTACCTTTTTCATTGACCTCCATGATGGACATGATGACCATCATTCTGGTGTTCATGATTAAGAACATGGATGCTGAAGGTCAGCTCTTGACTCAGGCCGAAAACTTGATTCTTCCGATTTCTACGTCGAAGATCCAGCCGAAGACCGTGTCGCTGACTGTCGTGGTCGATGCGAACTATGTTATTGCCGATAATGAACAAGTCGTGCCGACGCCCGACGTTCTTGCTCAGGAAGACCTGCTTGTGACCAGGCTGGACGAAATCCTGAAGGACCGTCGCGCCATTGAACAGGAACACGCTCTTAAGATGGGCCTTCCTGCCGATGAAGCCGGTAACATCATTGTCCAGATCGACAAGAATATCCCGTACGATGTAATGTATAAGGTGATGGCCACTTGCGGCTTCTCCGGTTACACGAACATCGCGTTCGCCGTGATGCAAAAGAACGGCGGGGAGGAATAA